Proteins from one Penicillium digitatum chromosome 2, complete sequence genomic window:
- a CDS encoding Zinc finger protein ZPR1, producing MVSKADNDALEAQFESQFQKPGDLVERDEDTGAMSIESLCMNCHEQGVTRLLLLRVPYFRDIILESFECEHCHLKNNSIKSAGQIQERGTVYTLRVENEEDLQRQVIRSDVSGFKLITKLGNEIEVPKGTGQLTNVEGMVQLIHENLSGEQDLRKDQAPELYNALVPIIASLEKIMNREDAFPFTISLDDLTGNSWIAPNSTDRGNKYTRHEYPRTHEQNEELGISADANAISQENTAQVDAGDPEDLDIVDGQVYTIPAECPGCNKEAEVNIKKVNIPYFKEVLLFGTNCGHCGYKSSAIKTGGEVPEKGKRITLKVNNEVDLSRDILKSDTAGLYSPELDLDVQPGTLGGRFTTVEGLLVEIRDQLKGAIFDVDDSTNSGGDSMVSSDKDKWQRFFSRLDQAINGELKFTITLQDPMASSYVQDLCSPAIDHQITTEDYTRSAEEEDDLGLTDMKTEGYEQRETDAAKVDATPKE from the exons ATGGTCAGCAAAGCCGACAACGATGCCCTTGAGGCGCAGTTTGAGTCGCAATTCCAAAAGCCCGGTGATCTTGTCGAGCGTGATGAGGACACTGGTGCAATGTCAATCGAATCACTTTGCATGAACTGCCATGAGCAAGG TGTGACGCGTCTGCTTTTGCTTCGAGTCCCTTACTTCAGAGACATTATCCTCGAGAGTTTCGAATGTGAACACTGCCATTTAAAAAATAACTCAATCAAATCAGCTGGTCAGATCCAGGAACGTGGAACTGTTTACACTTTGAGGGTCGAGAATGAGGAGGATCTTCAG CGTCAAGTCATCCGCAGTGATGTGTCAGGTTTCAAACTTATCACCAAGCTCGGTAACGAGATTGAAGTTCCCAAGGGAACTGGCCAGCTGACCAATGTGGAAGGCA TGGTTCAACTCATTCATGAAAATTTGTCAGGAGAGCAAGATCTCCGCAAGGACCAAGCTCCTGAACTTTACAATGCCCTCGTTCCTATCATCGCCAGTCTTGAGAAGATCATGAACCGCGAGGACGCCTTCCCCTTCACCATCTCCCTAGATGATCTCACTGGAAACTCATGGATTGCGCCTAACAGCACTGATCGTGGCAACAAATACACGCGCCATGAATACCCGCGTACTCACGAACAGAATGAGGAGTTGGGAATCTCTGCCGACGCAAACGCTATCAGCCAAGAGAACACTGCTCAGGTCGATGCCGGCGACCCAGAAGATCTCGATATCGTTGACGGCCAGGTCTACACCATCCCTGCCGAGTGTCCCGGTTGTAATAAAGAAGCCGAGGTGAACATTAAGAAAGTTAACATTCCTTACTTCAAGGAAGTTCTGCTGTTTGGCACAAACTGTGGACATTGCGGCTACAAATCTTCTGCAATTAAGACCGGTGGCGAGGTGCCCGAGAAGGGCAAGCGTATCACTCTTAAGGTGAACAACGAGGTTGATCTCTCCCGCGATATCCTCAAGAGTGATACAGCAGGCCTTTACAGTCCCGAACTTGACCTGGACGTTCAGCCAGGAACTCTCGGTGGACGTTTCACCACAGTTGAAGGACTACTAG TTGAGATCCGGGACCAGTTGAAGGGCGCCATTTTCGATGTTGACGATTCCACCAATTCCGGAGGCGACAGCATGGTCTCTTCTGATAAGGATAAGTGGCAAAGGTTCTTCAGTCGTCTCGATCAGGCTATCAATGGCGAGCTCAAGTTCACTATCACGCTGCAAGACCCGATGGCCTCGTCTTACGTTCAAGATCTTTGCAGCCCAGCTATCGACCACCAAATCACCACCGAGGATTACACTCGCTctgccgaggaggaggatgatctaGGTCTGACTGACATGAAGACTGAGGGCTATGAGCAGCGCGAGACCGATGCCGCCAAGGTTGATGCCACTCCGAAGGAGTAA
- a CDS encoding Protein required for cell viability, putative, which produces MGVPQHIREAFDLAKDFLTPVLDREAIQKTQGKSLLQILSLTSGDDHGAGDGDARSTVINEALNILTSIHRSLVLPEDQHGSLQSGGEAGDSPLEDAKRRRMLHALLDLISLEGIYPSLSSGVGIPLQQRVISVLPAGVIAKQANATVSSVPHDEPLLCRIIGVLVDVLFDPRPSLQPIIRGRILSDIISGTSDLAFNPNTEASSGRNSYQKTLAKIIDDTPTTVLLPTLSAFLQSNTAQWFKLIISSQISQVPLRPGGVVQTIMFIASQFSPSLGQEAQDLSNGPRLTVQAIMQISRLLSSVPSDVDPTVYFQTIAPQLLALIDGDDLDLRKTASYVVGNGILGKRAYGAPGTVGHTIFVEPIFNALTANLDAKSRQWIGHFTDIEGSMPNPAEPNPASNVLVDGATVDLALNRLACLTLQHPNPGLVKRIVSPILLPLWGLVCFSKEEGLIPFHEKVLLLLQTYFGISVGAQPLKKLIDNLLWDGGAMWTYIKDSDARIALQKRSEKTSEHSNMVQLIDSIQARVEVFVSLIGSDPSSEERTGDIFLYASQNWLVQPRGTALPDNTLNSPAGEGDNIIQKLVSAKIAEKLLENFKEALTRHPLRVLELIKQVIAGELHRLSAQKWAAQGKVNSKVSLLSLANIVKTGDKDAEQCDNDSSESVSTTFSLMSTLLASAEFSPTTEIQPLLESLKNDLDQLVPFLPSTLSKPATTSSMLLEIHLAGGDETTIKAVPAHIQDLETHRQAMANLNSDLPPVQAEGLSLISKLIMKSSPVLDVGSTLTLLLSVITDTSKTSANDEYAYLGAIKIVGTLASRHPRSVIKTLVEEYADRREHRGLDERLRIGESLLRTVQDLGEALVGETAKILGEGIVAVAGRRGNKKYTQQIRKKQLAKERREQERAQRKENEPAMPEGWSISSGVAKAASELDLPELHSDDESPEQSAYATNVVAAWAAGASADDAPDDLRIRASAISILGSAINVNILGLGPVILSSAVELALATLTLEREPASAILRRASIVLIFDILKALEAARETRGNQGIGLGFSLLDDSASSFAAPYGSSMQGHSTIGNIPAMLRTLRFIEGSEEDGLARGNLRALIESLETWSEKSLMWGIGAQDDQNTFSPRFGLGDRIAGLQVDPMAGETTGRPRIEEIE; this is translated from the exons ATGGGAGTTCCACAGCATATTCGCGAAGCCTTTGATCTTGCTAAGGACTTTCTGACTCCAGTCCTTGATCGAG AGGCAATACAGAAGACCCAAGGTAAATCCTTGCTGCAGATTCTTAGTCTAACTTCGGGTGATGATCATGGTGCTGGCGATGGTGACGCGCGGTCAACTGTGATAAATGAGGCTTTGAATATCTTGACTAGTATCCACAGGTCCCTTGTTTTACCTGAAGACCAACATGGATCTCTTCAATCAGGTGGGGAGGCTGGAGACTCGCCATTGGAAGATGCCAAGCGCCGCCGAATGCTACATGCATTGCTAGACCTGATTTCCCTGGAAGGAATATACCCTTCGTTGTCATCTGGCGTTGGGATTCCCCTGCAGCAGCGGGTGATCTCGGTATTGCCAGCCGGTGTCATTGCAAAGCAGGCAAATGCAACTGTTAGCAGTGTACCGCACGACGAGCCTCTTTTGTGCCGCATAATCGGCGTTTTGGTTGACGTCCTCTTCGACCCGAGACCAAGCCTCCAGCCGATCATTCGTGGTCGTATCTTGAGTGACATAATCAGTGGCACGTCTGATCTTGCTTTCAATCCAAATACCGAGGCATCATCTGGCCGGAACTCATACCAGAAAACTTTAGCCAAGATAATTGATGA TACCCCAACAACTGTCTTGCTGCCCACACTATCCGCATTCCTCCAATCGAATACTGCGCAATGGTTCAAATTAATCATCTCCAGCCAGATCTCACAAGTTCCGCTACGACCCGGAGGAGTAGTGCAAACCATCATGTTTATTGCATCGCAATTTTCGCCATCTCTAGGCCAGGAAGCACAGGACCTATCAAATGGCCCTCGTTTGACTGTTCAGGCCATCATGCAAATATCACGACTCCTTTCCTCTGTGCCATCGGATGTTGACCCAACTGTCTATTTTCAGACAATCGCCCCACAGCTGCTAGCACTAATAGACGGCGATGATTTAGATCTCAGGAAAACTGCTTCCTACGTCGTCGGAAATGGAATTCTGGGGAAACGTGCTTATGGCGCTCCTGGCACTGTTGGTCATACCATCTTTGTGGAGCCGATATTTAATGCACTTACCGCGAACCTCGATGCTAAATCGAGACAATGGATCGGTCACTTCACCGATATCGAAGGCTCTATGCCAAACCCTGCGGAACCAAACCCCGCATCCAACGTCTTGGTAGACGGCGCAACAGTGGACCTGGCTCTAAACAGACTGGCTTGTCTGACATTGCAGCATCCAAACCCAGGTCTCGTAAAACGAATCGTGTCTCCGATTCTTCTTCCATTATGGGGCTTGGTCTGTTTTTCCAAGGAGGAAGGGCTGATCCCGTTCCATGAAAAGGTCTTGCTCCTGCTCCAAACATATTTTGGCATCTCTGTTGGAGCCCAACCCCTCAAAAAGCTAATTGATAATCTTCTATGGGATGGGGGGGCGATGTGGACATACATCAAAGATTCCGACGCTAGAATCGCATTGCAGAAGCGGAGTGAGAAAACAAGCGAGCATTCAAATATGGTGCAGCTGATCGATTCCATCCAAGCACGAGTAGAAGTCTTTGTCAGTCTCATTGGCTCGGATCCTAGCAGTGAGGAACGGACCGGTGATATCTTCCTCTATGCCAGTCAAAACTGGCTAGTGCAGCCGCGGGGTACTGCACTCCCTGACAACACATTGAACAGTCCCGCTGGCGAAGGTGACAACATCATTCAGAAGCTTGTTAGTGCCAAAATTGCAGAAAAGCTGCTTGAGAACTTCAAAGAAGCACTGACTCGACACCCGCTCCGAGTTTTAGAGCTCATCAAGCAAGTTATTGCTGGGGAGCTACATAGACTTAGCGCCCAAAAATGGGCGGCTCAAGGCAAAGTAAATAGCAAGGTGTCCCTGTTATCTTTAGCTAACATCGTGAAAACGGGAGACAAAGACGCGGAGCAATGTGACAACGACTCCTCTGAATCCGTTTCAACAACCTTCAGTCTGATGTCTACACTTCTTGCATCTGCGGAGTTCTCTCCCACTACTGAAATTCAGCCCCTCCTTGAATCCCTTAAAAACGACCTCGATCAACTCGTTCCCTTTCTCCCTTCCACACTTTCCAAGCCAGCAACGACCTCGTCTATGTTGCTAGAGATTCACCTTGCTGGGGGAGACGAAACCACAATTAAGGCAGTGCCAGCTCATATTCAGGACCTTGAAACACATCGTCAAGCAATGGCGAATCTCAACTCAGATCTACCACCCGTGCAAGCCGAGGGCCTATCACTGATTTCGAAACTGATTATGAAATCCTCACCCGTTCTTGATGTGGGGTCAACTCTCACCCTCCTGCTTTCAGTCATCACCGACACATCCAAGACCTCTGCCAACGATGAATACGCATATCTCGGTGCAATCAAGATAGTTGGTACACTGGCATCACGCCATCCACGTTCCGTGATCAAAACCCTGGTTGAAGAGTACGCAGACAGACGCGAACACCGAGGATTGGACGAAAGACTCAGGATTGGTGAATCTCTGCTGCGCACAGTGCAGGACTTGGGAGAGGCGTTGGTTGGTGAGACGGCCAAAATTCTTGGTGAGGGCATTGTTGCCGTTGCAGGACGACGGGGCAACAAGAAGTATACACAGCAAATCCGCAAAAAGCAACTTGCCAAGGAGAGACGGGAACAGGAACGCGCGCAGCGCAAGGAAAATGAACCGGCCATGCCTGAAGGCTGGTCCATTTCATCTGGAGTAGCTAAAGCTGCTTCCGAACTTGACCTCCCAGAACTTCATTCGGACGACGAATCCCCAGAGCAATCAGCGTACGCCACAAACGTCGTCGCTGCATGGGCAGCCGGTGCATCTGCGGATGATGCCCCTGATGACCTTCGCATCCGCGCATCGGCCATTTCCATTCTTGGATCGGCCATCAACGTCAACATCCTTGGTCTTGGCCCCGTCATTCTTTCTTCCGCCGTCGAACTCGCGCTCGCCACGTTAACCCTCGAAAGGGAACCGGCGAGTGCCATCCTCCGCCGGGCGAGTATAGTTTTGATCTTCGACATCTTGAAAGCTCTTGAGGCAGCACGGGAAACGCGCGGGAACCAGGGCATCGGGCTCGGCTTTTCGCTTTTGGACGATTCGGCTTCGAGCTTTGCCGCCCCATATGGGTCCAGTATGCAGGGACATTCGACTATTGGTAATATCCCTGCTATGCTACGCACGCTCCGCTTCATCGAGGGTTCTGAGGAGGACGGGCTCGCTCGTGGAAATTTGCGCGCATTGATTGAAAGTTTGGAGACTTGGTCAGAGAAGTCTTTGATGTGGGGCATTGGCGCCCAGGATGATCAAAATACCTTCAGTCCACGGTTTGGACTGGGCGACAGGATCGCCGGTCTACAGGTTGATCCCATGGCAGGGGAAACTACCGGTCGTCCGCGCATCGAGGAGATTGAATAA
- a CDS encoding RNA lariat debranching enzyme, putative: protein MAPVRIAVEGCGHGSLNDIYETVDRKATEKGWDSVDLVIIGGDFQALRNANDATCLSVPDKFKQIGDFHEYYSGARTAPYLTLFIGGNHEASNHLSELYYGGWVAPNIYFMGAANIVRFGPLRISGMSGIWKGYDYRKAHYERLPYNRDDVSSIYHIRELDVRKLLQVRTQIDIGLSHDWPKGIEKLGDYGTLFRKKSGFKADSESGKLGSFAAREALNHLRPAYWLSAHLHVRYTAKVSHSPPRANITSSRTLNPAVAPSNTNDAAPVPRSNLNTRTLAGHKLLGTATGDEQSRIKAWNEFGDNARRTEKEKMDQDELMRMIRARQPQPARNITFNETSKIGGGPIRKFVRGADGEKVEAAFIDGENIEILDKVSRGNNPVNNSAEEVVTRRESSLFAETTDDIQTTKHVKTIQHAKVTDDVADNIDKISISTSPSSTASVKSPPAEKALPKADISLNWSDDRSPDTWWSDGVDDQIGGIETELPTSIAQSSLPKAASNPSDSEHLPGPQEIKNLVTQFLTLDKPHNHDDFVELLEIEPISEPDSFAVDSPMRLRYDKEWLAITRAFADELEFGGHPKGSVPAHKGYEYYQQRITEEEEWVQENVINPGLLDIPTDFVLTAPIYDPGVSINTHEQPKEYTNPQTSAFCNLIGIENKFDMSEEERQARMEAGPRPDEPRQYSQSNRGGRGGRGRGGRGRGGRRGPGRGGFSGRGGYANSGPSTQGTDAW, encoded by the exons ATGGCACCGGTACGCATTGCCGTCGAAGGTTGC GGCCATGGCAGTCTGAACGACATTTATGAGACAGTGGATCGCAAAGCCACTGAAAAAGGCTGGGACTCTGTTGATCTTGTCATCATTGGTGGAGATTTCCAG GCTCTGCGCAATGCCAATGATGCGACTTGTCTTTCGGTTCCTGATAAGTTCAAGCAGATCGGTGATTTTCATGAGTACTACAGTGGTGCTCGCACTGCTCCATATCTTACATTGTTCATCGGGGGCAATCATGAGGCGAGCAATCACCTTTCAGAGCTCTACTACGGCGGTTGGGTGGCCCCCAACATCTACTTCATGGGAGCTGCCAACATCGTCCGCTTTGGACCTCTCCGAATCTCCGGGATGTCGGGGATCTGGAAGGGCTACGACTATCGGAAGGCCCACTATGAACGATTGCCATACAACAGAGACGATGTTTCTTCGATCTACCACATCCGTGAGCTGGATGTCCGCAAGTTGCTGCAAGTGCGCACCCAGATCGACATTGGTCTGTCCCATGATTGGCCGAAAGGGATTGAGAAGCTTGGAGACTATGGTACTTTGTTTCGCAAGAAGTCAGGCTTTAAAGCTGATTCCGAATCTGGGAAGCTCGGAAGTTTCGCTGCACGCGAAGCTCTGAATCATTTGCGCCCTGCCTACTGGCTTTCAGCTCATCTACATGTGCGTTACACTGCAAAGGTGTCACATAGTCCGCCTCGTGCAAATATCACTTCTTCGAGAACCCTCAATCCTGCTGTTGCCCCCTCCAATACAAATGATGCGGCTCCGGTTCCACGAAGCAATCTCAACACCCGCACCCTCGCTGGCCACAAATTGCTCGGTACTGCCACTGGAGACGAACAGTCACGCATCAAGGCCTGGAATGAATTCGGAGATAACGCCCGACGGAccgagaaagagaaaatGGACCAAGATGAGTTAATGCGTATGATCAGGGCGAGACAGCCGCAACCTGCGCGGAATATTACCTTCAATGAAACATCCAAGATTGGAGGTGGTCCCATTCGGAAATTTGTACGTGGCGCCGATGGAGAAAAAGTCGAAGCCGCCTTCATCGACGGCGAGAACATTGAAATCCTCGACAAAGTCAGCCGGGGAAACAACCCCGTGAATAACTCTGCTGAGGAGGTGGTTACCAGGCGGGAATCTTCTCTGTTTGCTGAGACAACCGACGACATCCAGACCACTAAGCATGTCAAGACGATCCAGCATGCCAAAGTGACAGATGATGTCGCTGACAATATTGACAAGATCAGCATTTCTACTAGCCCCAGCAGCACCGCGAGCGTTAAATCTCCTCCAGCCGAAAAAGCTCTTCCAAAAGCCGACATCTCTCTGAATTGGAGTGATGACCGCTCTCCTGATACTTGGTGGAGTGATGGTGTGGATGATCAAATTGGTGGAATTGAAACCGAACTCCCAACCAGCATCGCGCAGTCATCTCTACCCAAGGCTGCCTCAAATCCCTCAGATTCCGAACACCTTCCAGGCCCCCAGGAGATTAAGAATCTTGTGACCCAATTTCTGACCTTGGACAAACCACATAACCATGATGactttgttgaactactggagaTTGAGCCAATCTCCGAACCAGACTCTTTCGCCGTGGATTCTCCCATGCGACTGAGGTACGACAAGGAGTGGCTGGCGATTACTCGTGCATTTGCTGATGAGCTCGAATTTGGCGGACATCCCAAAGGCAGTGTCCCTGCCCACAAGGGGTATGAATATTACCAACAGCGGATCACTGAGGAGGAGGAATGGGTACAGGAGAACGTCATCAACCCTGGATTGTTGGACATTCCCACTGACTTCGTCCTGACTGCCCCCATCTATGACCCTGGTGTTTCAATCAACACTCATGAGCAGCCGAAGGAGTACACCAACCCGCAGACCTCTGCATTCTGCAATTTGATTGGAATTGAGAACAAGTTTGACATGAGCGAGGAAGAACGTCAGGCTCGCATGGAGGCCGGCCCACGCCCCGATGAACCTCGTCAGTACTCCCAGAGCAACCGTGGCGGTCGTGGTGGACGCGGCCGTGGTGGACGTGGTCGTGGAGGTCGACGTGGTCCCGGGCGCGGTGGTTTCAGTGGTCGTGGCGGGTATGCCAACTCAGGCCCCTCGACTCAGGGCACTGATGCCTGGTAA
- a CDS encoding Cullin-associated NEDD8-dissociated protein 1, C-terminal part gives MSSYSDDEQDPQADELRETALVTLEALVSSCNKQMQPYLANTTRSALRFLKYDPNIADVEDDEEMGGTQDDGSDDDATEDPDLEDDEFEDFEEEGGYSDIDDMSWKVRRCAAKLLYTVISTYGLGRASDASALFQQIAPALISQICREREESVKLEVVSTLTALVRKTGEGSMIVTSNDFLEAVGGSKNSRKRRRQDSDASMIDFEPSAGTSSAIDSPAVPSSPKSGSQADLARSVPSIVQNLVKIWKQASIPLKQAAIILLKSLSLVRYGGLADHLQQIEDLIADALKTSSLTGSTAAHTGASVSAGTLQIETLGLIAVIAETHLSDALLPFLIALVPGVVGAVNDRNYKVSSEALGAVEQIVKAITPPRVSANPSDVTLQLQKLYDVVHSRITDTSADLEVRQRAIHVFGILLARTSGELGVEFLSSEKRSNGLAVLVDRVKNETTRLSAVRAVDDVVVLVSRKQDVSSDWVNNVALELGSNLRKSDRALRGACLETLRSLSMNSDVRSHLIPETITAIENAALPLLAAADFHTLTPTLIIIAKLVPGNAKLMVTGGLISSICSIVTKPLAGTVLKALLLLVKVIGDEGAGASLMRNLLRDVGITGDSSVVGRAVGTLLVHGGPNLGVTMEDFSTELKTARDDSRKCLALAILGEIGLRMGPECSLTPSLFMPHFESQSDQVRLAAATALGNAAAGSVKAYLPILLNGLEKTNAQSYLLLHSVRELLQHPEVVRPDLASSAHKLWHALLVVSEEEDNRAVGAECVGRLALLDPVAYIPHFQEYLANADPAVRGVVISAFRYTLADSSDAYNDMLRPLMVPLLTNMLGDSDLGNHRLALTTLNSAIHNKMDLLLPHLDELLPAVLGDTKIKPELIREVQMGPFKHKVDDGLDLRKSAYETLYASLDTSFSRTHMSELFDRIVAGIDDEQDIRAISNLMTSKLIKIAPEDTERQLDALSEHYTSVLSFKPKENAVKQELEKVQEASLGILKITRELSKAFPGAETSGDLHKWKTYMEWVRRTFSPQLTNLELES, from the exons ATGTCGTCTTACTCGGACGACGAACAAGATCCCCAGGCGGACGAGCTCCGCGAGACCGCCTTGGTAACGCTCGAAGCGCTGGTCAGCTCCTGCAACAAACAGATGCAACCGTATCTAGCGAACACCACTCGGTCAGCTCTTCGATTTTTGAAATATGATCCAAACATTGCCGATGTGGAGGACGATGAGGAGATGGGAGGCACACAGGACGATGggagtgatgatgatgccACGGAGGACCCCGACCTAGAAGACGACGAATTTGAGgactttgaagaagaaggtgGCTACAGTGACATCGACGACATGAGCTGGAAGGTACGCCGGTGTGCTGCCAAGCTTCTCTACACCGTCATCTCTACCTACGGGCTTGGTCGTGCTTCGGACGCCTCGGCCCTGTTTCAGCAGATTGCCCCAGCCCTGATCTCACAAATTTGCagggagagagaagagagtgTGAAACTTGAGGTGGTGTCGACTTTGACGGCGCTTGTTCGGAAAACTGGCGAGGGCTCCATGATTGTCACATCCAATGACTTCCTGGAGGCCGTGGGTGGCTCGAAGAATTCTCGCAAGCGCAGACGCCAAGATAGCGATGCGTCAATGATTGACTTTGAGCCGAGTGCTGGAACGTCGTCAGCAATTGATTCACCTGCTGTGCCATCGTCCCCCAAGTCTGGCTCTCAGGCTGATCTAGCTCGCTCCGTGCCTTCGATTGTACAGAACCTCGTCAAAATCTGGAAACAGGCTTCAATTCCCCTCAAACAAGCCGCGATTATTCTCCTCAAAAGCCTTTCATTGGTTCGCTATGGTGGTCTTGCGGACCATCTCCAACAAATTGAAGACCTCATTGCGGATGCCCTCAAGACCTCATCTCTAACAGGGAGCACAGCGGCTCATACTGGGGCTTCTGTCAGTGCAGGTACTCTCCAAATCGAGACCTTGGGTCTCATTGCTGTGATCGCCGAGACCCATCTATCCGATGCGTTATTGCCATTCCTAATTGCCCTGGTGCCCGGAGTGGTTGGAGCCGTCAACGACCGCAACTACAAAGTCAGCAGTGAGGCTTTGGGCGCCGTGGAGCAAATCGTGAAAGCAATCACACCCCCACGTGTTTCTGCCAATCCTTCGGATGTCACTCTGCAGCTGCAGAAGCTCTATGATGTTGTCCACTCTCGAATCACTGACACAAGCGCAGATCTCGAAGTCCGTCAACGGGCAATTCATGTGTTCGGCATTCTTCTCGCACGCACTTCAGGAGAACTTGGCGTAGAGTTCCTTTCCTCCGAGAAAAGATCTAATGGCCTGGCTGTTCTGGTCGACCGGGTGAAGAACGAGACAACTCGTTTGTCCGCTGTACGTGCGGTTGATGATGTTGTCGTTCTTGTCAGCCGCAAGCAGGAcgtctccagtgattgggtcAACAATGTCGCCCTTGAGCTAGGGTCGAACTTGCGCAAATCCGATCGTGCCTTGAGAGGCGCGTGTTTGGAAACTCTCCGTAGTCTTTCTATGAACTCCGACGTCAGATCTCACCTTATCCCCGAGACGATCACAGCAATAGAGAACGCCGCTTTGCCTCTTCTCGCTGCAGCTGATTTCCACACCCTTACGCCTACGTTGATTATAATTGCCAAACTTGTCCCTGGCAACGCAAAATTGATGGTCACTGGCGGTTTGATCTCTTCTATCTGCTCAATCGTCACCAAACCACTCGCCGGAACGGTTCTTAAAGCATTGTTGCTGCTGGTCAAAGTCATTGGCGACGAAGGTGCGGGGGCTAGTTTGATGCGGAATCTCCTTCGTGACGTGGGGATTACAGGGGACTCATCAGTGGTTGGAAGAGCTGTTGGCACCCTTCTGGTCCACGGTGGACCGAATCTCGGTGTCACAATGGAAGATTTTTCAACAGAACTCAAGACTGCACGGGATGATAGCCGAAAATGTCTTgcccttgctatcctaggCGAAATCGGCCTGCGAATGGGTCCCGAGTGCTCGTTGACGCCGAGTCTCTTCATGCCCCATTTTGAATCTCAGTCAGATCAAGTGCGCTTGGCTGCCGCCACGGCCCTCGGCAACGCGGCCGCAGGAAGTGTCAAAGCTTATCTCCCAATCCTTCTGAATGGGCTGGAAAAAACAAACGCTCAAAGCTATCTGCTTCTCCATTCCGTACGGGAATTGCTTCAACATCCCGAGGTCGTACGTCCGGATCTTGCATCATCCGCTCACAAATTGTGGCACGCTCTCCTTGTCGTCTCCGAAGAGGAAGACAACCGGGCTGTCGGGGCTGAATGTGTGGGCCGCTTGGCACTCCTGGACCCTGTTGCTTACATTCCTCACTTCCAA GAGTACCTGGCCAACGCCGACCCGGCTGTTCGTGGTGTGGTGATTTCGGCATTCCGTTACACGCTTGCTGACTCGAGTGATGCTTACAACGATATGCTGCGACCGTTGATGGTGCCCCTTTTAACCAACATGCTTGGGGACAGTGACTTGGGCAACCACCGGCTTGCCTTGACCACCCTTAATTCTGCAATCCATAACAAGATGGATCTTCTACTCCCTCATCTCGACGAGTTGCTGCCGGCTGTTCTTGGTGACACCAAAATCAAGCCAGAACTCATTCGCGAGGTCCAAATGGGTCCATTCAAGCACAAAGTAGATGATGGACTCGACTTGCGAAAG AGTGCCTACGAAACCCTTTATGCCTCGCTCGACACATCCTTCTCTCGCACTCATATGTCTGAACTCTTTGACCGCATTGTCGCGGGTATCGATGATGAACAAGACATCCGTGCAATCAGCAATTTGATGACATCTAAACTGATTAAGATTGCACCGGAGGATACTGAGCGGCAGCTGGATGCTTTGTCAGAGCATTACACTTCTGTGCTTTCCTTCAAGCCAAAAGAGAACGCCGTCAAGCAAGAGCTAGAGAAGGTCCAGGAAGCATCTCTCGGAATTCTAAAGATCACTAGAGAACTGAGCAAGGCATTCCCCGGTGCCGAGACATCAGGTGATCTTCACAAGTGGAAGACATACATGGAGTGGGTTCGGCGAACCTTTTCCCCGCAACTGACGAATTTAGAACTGGAATCCTGA